CTAACAACACTCTATAAAGTCACCACCAAAGCATTCGCATATACTATCTAGGCACCATAACTTCGTACAAACTTCACAGAAATCGTCTCCGCAGCAACAACAATCATCACAACAGCAACAACAACAGCATCCATCTAAGCCATTATGTCTTCTTCTATTGTAATTATGAGCTCTCCTATTATAGTTGTCATAGTTATTGTTATATCTTGTAATTGCATCTTCATAAACTTTATTTTCAGGTTCTATGCTTATAGCTTTTTTTAAGTATGATTCTCCTTGATCGTAATAACCTAAATTTAAAGATGCTATACCTATAAGATAATTCCAGCTAGCACTACTTTTATCAACTATAGATATTAATATGTCATATCCATTTTGAAATTCTTTATTGCTTATAAATTCTTTTGCCAAGTTGAACTTTTCATTATAAGTAGGATTGTTGTACATTAACTTCACACCCTTTATTTAAAATATTTTTATATCTAAGATAAACACCTGAATAAATTATATTATCTATAATGTTTATATTAGCTTTTATATGTAGATTATCTATAGACTGTGCTAAATATCCTAAGCTTATAGATATAAGTCTATCCACCTTTTGTTTTAGTTCTTCTTTTTTATCTATGTATTCAATAAAAGGATTATATCTTCCTTTTTTTACGTCTTTATCTAAATCTTCATAAGCGTCTAATGTATATATATATTTACCTATATTAAATCCAATATTTCTTAAATCATCTCTATATTGATCGTCCTTGTAAGAAAAAATTTCCCCCATAAGATTTCCAAATGTATTAGAAACTGCATCTATGTTGGTACTCCTTTCATCTTCTAAGTCTTTTAGATTTTGTAATTGTTGTTTTATATAATCTGCTTTTTCAGGATATTTATCGTAAGCTTTTTTCAGCTTTCCTTTGTATATATTATAAGCTAATATATCTTTTATTCCTTTATCATCATTTAAATTATCTTCTAACTTATAATAAGTTAAGAGTACATTCATGCTAGCAGCGTATTCTGTTATCTCATTAACTATTCTCATTTTTTTATTTATAGGGTTAGCTATACACACTTCTTTAGTTATAGTAGCTTTAGGCCTATAAACAGAAGTTAAAAGTAAAATTAAAAAAGTTATATCATAATTTAGAGACAGTCTAGATATCTCTCCATGATTTTCCTTTAAATACTTGCACAACCCACAATAATATCCCTTATATGTGTCAAACTCTCTAAATGTTAAATCCATCTTATTTATTCTAACATATCCAAACATTATTATCCTTTCTATATCTATGAATTTAAATTCTATAAATATATTATCTTTTTCTTTATATAATATACATTTTTTTGCATTATATCAATTTATATAAATTTAATCATATAGCTCTATTTTTATCACATATTGTAATCATATACAAATAAATACGCTTTATACTATATAATATTAGTTATATTAAAAATAAAAAGCTATAAGAATTATATAATTCTTATAGCTTTTTTAATGCAAATTTACTTATTTTCAAGTATTAGTCAACTAAGTTTTTAGCTAATTTTTCTAATAAATCTTGTACATTTG
The nucleotide sequence above comes from Paraclostridium bifermentans. Encoded proteins:
- a CDS encoding C2 domain-containing protein — translated: MYNNPTYNEKFNLAKEFISNKEFQNGYDILISIVDKSSASWNYLIGIASLNLGYYDQGESYLKKAISIEPENKVYEDAITRYNNNYDNYNRRAHNYNRRRHNGLDGCCCCCCCDDCCCCGDDFCEVCTKLWCLDSICECFGGDFIECC
- a CDS encoding DUF5685 family protein, which gives rise to MFGYVRINKMDLTFREFDTYKGYYCGLCKYLKENHGEISRLSLNYDITFLILLLTSVYRPKATITKEVCIANPINKKMRIVNEITEYAASMNVLLTYYKLEDNLNDDKGIKDILAYNIYKGKLKKAYDKYPEKADYIKQQLQNLKDLEDERSTNIDAVSNTFGNLMGEIFSYKDDQYRDDLRNIGFNIGKYIYTLDAYEDLDKDVKKGRYNPFIEYIDKKEELKQKVDRLISISLGYLAQSIDNLHIKANINIIDNIIYSGVYLRYKNILNKGCEVNVQQSYL